A stretch of the Acyrthosiphon pisum isolate AL4f chromosome A2, pea_aphid_22Mar2018_4r6ur, whole genome shotgun sequence genome encodes the following:
- the LOC100575824 gene encoding histone acetyltransferase KAT2A-like, with protein sequence MGGLLCCISFWRNQRQDHNYRQSPPDDKLVMHRWTLNDLLFVHVKSRRLILQNRDMGYLQAIIAKFSTCKCPGCKCQGGIFTGIKRDNFGWINSICTRSGCKHRLSDHIQHLREASFKEFTVLMKLIFDIYNTDITLYNLSKKPKSERNILLKGIFESVFDVLDASVLLDPFTLPNIDTIYGSPPFEKTNIEQVLLNFCMHIFNDNGTLKFEDALKVTKFVLKYFDTWMWNIPQELLKCDPREYSKSYDYYYCRFLLHCCLPRCVHSISLRYRPTKIFGQDVLKYTLKAFRIQLQVWCCKKSIMWNELTTSFCLDYFPKYMDLLEKEVFNDESPIWDMDYEHGDLKRETIFLEY encoded by the exons ATGGGTGGTTTGTTGTGTTGTATATCTTTTTGGAGAAACCAACGACAGGACCACAACTACAGACAATCGCCGCCGGACGATAAGTTGGTAATGCACAGGTGGACATTGAACGATTTGCTGTTTGTACATGTGAAGTCGAGAAGGCTAATACTACAGAACCGAGATATGGGGTATTTACAGGCAATAATAGCCAAGTTTTCCACTTGCAAG tgtcCAGGTTGTAAGTGTCAAGGAGGGATTTTTACAGGAATAAAGCGTGATAATTTTGGATGGATAAATAGTATTTGCACCAGGTCTGGTTGTAAACATCGACTAT ctGATCATATACAACATTTAAGAGAGGCTTCATTTAAGGAATTTACGGTGTTAAtgaaattgatatttgatatatataatacagacaTAACTTTGTACAATTTATCTAAAAAGCCCAAATCCGAgagaaatattttgttaaaaggcATTTTTGAATCAGTTTTTGat GTATTGGATGCAAGTGTCCTCCTTGATCCATTTACACTCCctaatattgatacaatttatGGGTCTCCACCATTTGAAAAAACTAACATAGAACaagttttgttaaatttttgtatGCATATCTTTAATGACAATGGTACATTG aaGTTCGAAGATGCACTTAAAGtcacaaaatttgttttaaaatattttgatacatggaTGTGGAACATTCCACAAGAACTGCTGAAATGTGATCCTCGAGAATACTCGAAAagttatgactattattattgtag atttttgtTGCATTGTTGTTTGCCACGCTGTGTTCATTCAATTTCTCTACGATACAGACCTACTAAGATTTTTGGTCAAGATGTCTTAAAATATACTCTGAAAGCATTCAGAATTCAATTGCAAGTTTGGTGTTGCAAAAAAAGTATAATGTGGAATGAACTTACAACATCATTTTGCTTGGACTATTTCCCTAA ATACATGGATTTATTGGAAAAGGAAGTATTCAACGATGAGTCACCAATATGGGATATGGATTACGAACATGGAGATCTAAAAagagaaactatttttttagaatattaa